From Cotesia glomerata isolate CgM1 linkage group LG2, MPM_Cglom_v2.3, whole genome shotgun sequence, a single genomic window includes:
- the LOC123258930 gene encoding uncharacterized protein LOC123258930 — MNKTDIPSDKKRLLILNKVNAVQTGLTQENVDLVAINLRFAKVKQLYEHYDTTIDELEMTDPDNAEVTLADDTRTAYFALASQLHTLNQSNAKENNSHNENISSRDTSVGNTTFKAQRLAKLPTAELPKFDGNFENWLSFKNMFKSLIDGRKDLDDVNKLYYLRASLTGAASNKLSLYDASAVNYTKAWDLLTETYQKERALVNKHYDALLDLDIIEKPTNENLTKFIDQARQHLNELETLNAKPTDAFIVRVLERKLPIYIRDKWEETFDNENTLPTIEQFGKFVTKTAFRFSSRKPNQHHDTGNSFKRKRTDRTFNANKSQKTEPTARALVTTPLIVCPHCKGNHPLYKCPNFNSLTVDQRVKFVKASRLCPNCLREHKGPCTSTRCKLCHKFHHTMLHYKQNSNTYTNQNKNAKPNANKAESITVTPAAKESTS, encoded by the coding sequence atgaaTAAAACAGACATTCCCTCAGACAAAAAACGTCTGCTGATTTTAAACAAAGTCAATGCAGTCCAAACTGGACTAACACAAGAAAATGTTGATCTAGTAGCTATAAACTTACGTTTTGCTAAAGTCAAACAATTATATGAACATTACGATACAACCATCGACGAATTAGAAATGACTGATCCCGATAATGCAGAAGTTACCCTCGCAGACGACACACGAACTGCATACTTTGCACTTGCCAGTCAACTACATACTTTAAATCAATCCAACGCTAAGGAGAACAATTCAcataatgaaaatatatccTCACGAGATACATCAGTCGGAAATACTACCTTTAAAGCACAACGTCTTGCTAAACTTCCAACTGCAGAATTACCTAAATTTGACGGGAACTTTGAAAATTggctttcatttaaaaatatgttcaaATCTTTAATTGATGGTCGTAAAGATCTTGATGACGTCAATAAATTGTATTATCTTCGTGCATCTTTAACTGGCGCAGCATCTAACAAGCTTTCGCTTTATGATGCAAGTGCAGTAAATTACACTAAAGCATGGGATCTTTTAACTGAAACTTATCAAAAAGAACGAGCTCTAGTTAACAAACATTACGATGCCCTTCTGGATTTAGATATTATAGAAAAACCtactaatgaaaatttaactaaatttatagATCAAGCTCGCCagcatttaaatgaattagaaACACTTAATGCGAAACCGACTGATGCATTCATTGTACGGGTGCTGGAACGTAAATTACCCATATATATTAGAGACAAATGGGAGGAGACATTTGACAATGAAAACACTCTTCCGACAATTGAACAGTTTGGTAAATTCGTGACTAAGACAGCTTTCCGATTTAGTTCACGTAAACCGAATCAACATCATGACACCGGTAACTCGTTCAAACGTAAACGTACTGACCGAACATTCAACGCTAATAAATCACAAAAAACTGAACCGACTGCACGAGCACTCGTGACAACACCCTTGATAGTTTGTCCTCATTGTAAGGGTAACCACCCTCTCTATAAATGTCCAAATTTCAATTCACTAACAGTTGACCAACGTGTTAAATTTGTTAAAGCTTCCCGACTCTGTCCTAACTGCTTACGTGAACATAAAGGACCCTGTACTTCCACCCGCTGCAAGCTTTGTCATAAATTTCACCACACTATgctacattataaacaaaattcaaaCACTTATACAAATCAGAACAAAAATGCAAAACCTAACGCAAATAAGGCTGAGTCAATTACAGTCACACCGGCTGCAAAAGAATCCACTTCATGA
- the LOC123258928 gene encoding uncharacterized protein LOC123258928, which yields MLKSSPFKHKPLSVEEKSKTEIRILTLIHKFWLLDGKGQIRLVVKRCVECIRHRPVILQGKMADLPSARVTESAAFSHVGVDYFGPLFIKERKFRNRTKVKVYGCIFICMATKAVHLEIASDLTTDGFLGAFGRFIGRRGVPSHVYSDNGTNFVGTNNQLQELYALFTSKSHQNLVNDYAVRKNIVWKFNPPAFWGHLGGGSKVF from the coding sequence ATGCTCAAATCAAGTCCGTTTAAACATAAACCGCTGAGTGttgaagaaaaatcaaaaacagaAATTCGAATACTGacattaattcataaattctgGTTACTGGATGGAAAAGGTCAGATAAGGCTAGTTGTCAAAAGATGCGTGGAATGCATTAGACATCGTCCTGTGATACTTCAAGGGAAGATGGCTGACCTACCTAGTGCCAGAGTTACAGAATCAGCCGCGTTTTCTCACGTGGGAGTAGACTATTTTGGACCTTTATTCATAAAAGAACGAAAATTTAGAAATCGAACTAAGGTTAAAGTCTATGGgtgcatttttatttgcatGGCCACTAAGGCGGTCCATCTTGAGATTGCTAGCGACCTGACTACGGATGGCTTCCTGGGAGCTTTCGGACGGTTTATTGGTCGCCGGGGGGTCCCGTCTCATGTTTATTCTGATAATGGTACCAATTTTGTAGGCACTAATAACCAATTACAAGAACTTTATGCACTTTTTACATCTAAATCTCATCAAAATTTAGTCAATGATTATGCAGTTAGAAAAAACATTGTTTGGAAATTCAATCCACCCGCATTTTGGGGGCATTTGGGAGGCGGCAGTAAAGTCttttaa
- the LOC123258929 gene encoding uncharacterized protein LOC123258929: MSALIQMRDSNGKFIQARALLGTCATANFITENLTNRLKLPTQTCSIPIGAVNGMQTFSKHLIQVVCKSLNNKFQKSLSFLTVNKITDLSPNEVFPRDKIDIPNNIALADPLFHLPRPVDVLIGSGTTLALLSIGQINRSQEDYDLVIQKTQLGWVVAGGVNEGNNTQPLLCQLLDLSNQLTRFWIIEDVSPKGSRTLDDSLCETHYQLNTTRDANGRYIVKLPFKVENVEFGNSKQQAYKRFLSLQRRLNVDQQLKIEYNKVMQEYIDLGHMVLVSHD, translated from the coding sequence ATGAGCGCTCTCATCCAGATGCGTGATTCTAATGGTAAATTCATTCAAGCTCGTGCTTTACTTGGTACTTGTGCTACTGCTAACTTCATTACggaaaatttaactaatagATTAAAATTACCTACCCAAACTTGTTCTATTCCAATCGGTGCAGTTAATGGAATGCAAACTTTTTCTAAACATCTAATTCAAGTAGTATGCAAAtctttaaacaataaatttcaaaaatcattatctTTTTTGACAGTTAATAAAATCACTGATTTGAGTCCTAACGAGGTATTTCCACGTGATAAAATAGACATACCAAATAACATAGCCTTGGCTGATCCACTATTTCATCTTCCGCGACCAGTAGATGTTCTCATTGGTTCCGGAACCACTTTAGCTTTACTGTCAATTGGACAAATTAATCGCTCACAAGAAGATTATGATTTAGTTATACAAAAAACACAGCTTGGTTGGGTTGTAGCAGGGGGAGTGAATGAGGGTAACAATACACAACCTTTATTATGTCAACTTTTAGATTTGTCAAATCAATTAACTCGTTTTTGGATAATAGAGGACGTTAGTCCTAAAGGATCTAGAACTTTAGATGATTCCCTTTGTGAGACACATTACCAACTTAACACTACCCGAGATGCAAATGGGAGATACATTGTAAAATTACCCTTTAAGGTCGAGAATGTAGAATTTGGTAACTCTAAACAACAAGCTTATAAAAGATTTCTCTCTTTACAGAGGAGATTAAATGTAGATCAGCAACTTAAGATTGAGTACAATAAAGTAATGCAGGAGTACATCGACCTTGGTCATATGGTACTCGTATCACATGATTAA